A window of the Fusarium poae strain DAOMC 252244 chromosome 3, whole genome shotgun sequence genome harbors these coding sequences:
- a CDS encoding hypothetical protein (BUSCO:58849at5125), whose protein sequence is MTLTDEELDRDWQPNGRRPQSSVFPYTCFSNPLKTPTITIARSFSAELMDIFRIENSLTDLDQQVHAKKQTVNKETEELAALEARLREMEERLRRSTGGAQQPSSLPQSQTANQAQSQTQQPSSLDAPKDDSKVRSRPGTARASQQAPSSGNMPPTPGASEGEYYVVTRDDLQDGPR, encoded by the exons aTGACTCTCACCGATGAGGAGCTCGACCGCGACTGGCAGCCCAACGGCCGTCGTCCTCAATCGTCCGTATTCCCCTATACTTGCTTCTCTAATCCATTGAAGACGCCTACCAT AACCATCGCCCGCTCGTTTAGTGCTGAGCTTATGGACATATTCCGCATCGAAAACTCTCTCACCGACCTGGATCAGCAAGTCCACGCCAA GAAGCAAACCGTCAACAAGGAAACCGAAGAACTCGCCGCCCTTGAAGCCCGCCTTCGTGAAATGGAAGAACGCCTCCGCCGTTCTACAGGTGGCGCTCAACAACCATCTTCACTGCCTCAGTCACAGACCGCCAACCAGGCTCAGTCCCAGACTCAGCAGCCAAGTTCCCTCGACGCCCCCAAGGACGACTCCAAGGTCCGCTCACGACCGGGAACAGCCCGTGCTTCCCAGCAAGCTCCCTCTTCGGGCAACATGCCCCCGACCCCGGGTGCCAGTGAAGGTGAATACTATGTCGTCACCCGCGATGACTTGCAAGACGGCCCGCGCTGA
- a CDS encoding hypothetical protein (SECRETED:SignalP(1-20)~MEROPS:MER0014006~BUSCO:27888at5125) codes for MKSFILLATLLVASFATVLATPHRQGAKRFSLEATRKSSSKPDFVREWVAAHQKWGKSVSRETLAAFSLLDDDGRVDVKPMGSDDIYIADIKVGTPPQTLKVAIDTGSADFWVQSTDTIYKTVTEGPWAPLYRPNASKTAHRLRDAEWAVEYVDGSHAEGIVYLDTVRLGGFELKNAAIQSAQLMAARFEGEPELTGIMGLAKTLPSNVDPPTPSLLDKLRPLLDKAVFTVDLRRNATGRFDFGYIDESKAKDNISWMASREDSPHWDVTFDMTAWTGSRQVWMAHTFEATIDTGTTLIFLPPDIAGLYWNDVPNMRVNPDLGDAFTFPCEFAEELPDLMFKVPNTEHVLKIPGQYLNYSPTDDDPEYCWGGMQSSDDLGGITIIGDVALKALYVAFDLENNKVGFANKDLDDIDD; via the exons ATGAAGAGCTTCATTCTACTTGCTACGCTTCTCGTTGCAAGCTTTGCTACCGTCCTTGCCACGCCTCATCGTCAGGGCGCGAAGCGTTTCTCACTAGAAGCAACCCGAAAGTCCAGCTCCAAGCCTGATTTTGTTCGAGAATGGGTCGCAGCCCACCAGAAATGGGGAAAGTCAGTCTCGCGGGAGACTCTAGCTGCTTTCTCACTCCTAGATGATG ATGGCCGTGTGGATGTGAAGCCCATGGGTAGCGATGACATTTACATCGCCGATATCAAAGTCGGCACTCCTCCTCAGACCCTCAAAGTGGCCATCGATACTGGGTCTGCAGATTT TTGGGTCCAATCCACCGACACAATCTACAAGACAGTCACTGAAGGCCCTTGGGCTCCCCTATACAGGCCCAATGCATCCAAAACGGCCCATCGCCTTCGTGATGCTGAATGGGCGGTCGAATACG TTGACGGTAGCCATGCTGAAGGTATTGTCTACCTTGATACTGTGCGTCTCGGAGGTTTTGAACTCAAGAATGCGGCTATCCAATCTGCGCAGCTCATGGCAGCACGTTTCGAGGGCGAACCCGAACTCACTGGCATCATGGGCCTTGCCAAAACGCTCCCTAGCAACGTGGATCCTCCAACACCCTCTCTGCTCGACAAACTCCGTCCTCTGTTGGACAAGGCGGTCTTCACAGTCGATTTGCGTCGGAATGCCACAGGCCGTTTTGATTTCGGCTACATTGATGAGAGCAAGGCCAAGGACAACATCTCATGGATGGCATCGCGAGAAGATAGCCCCCATTGGGACGTCACGTTCGATATGACAGCTTGGACCGGTTCACGCCAAGTTTGGATGGCACATACTTTCGAAGCTACCATCGATACGGGCACAACCCTCATCTTCCTGCCTCCAGATATTGCGGGCTTGTACTGGAATGATGTGCCAAACATGCGAGTCAACCCTGACCTTGGTGATGCATTCACTTTTCCTTGCGAGTTCGCCGAGGAACTGCCAGACTTGATGTTCAAAGTGCCGAACACGGAGCATGTTCTCAAGATTCCAGGACAATACCTCAACTACAGCCCTACCGATGATGACCCAGAGTATTGCTGGGGCGGCATGCAAAGCTCAGACGACTTGGGTGGTATAACCATTATTGGTGATGTGGCTCTCAAAGCGCTATATGTCGCGTTCGACCTCGAGAACAACAAAGTTGGGTTTGCCAACAAGGATCTCGACGATATCGATGACTAA
- a CDS encoding hypothetical protein (BUSCO:6912at5125): MASRVSPLTTLLATIFLFATNVFAISAVLGVDLGTEYIKATLVKPGIPLEIVLTKDSRRKETSAVCFKPSRNGPQKGEYPERAYGADAMALAARFPSDVYPNLKTILGLTTEDSVVKEYAARHPALQLQTHPTRNTAAFKSKSFTEEQEAWMVEELLAMELQSIQKNAEVAAGDGSIIRSIVLTVPPFYTIDEKRAVQTAAELAGLKVLGLLSDGLAVGLNYATTREFPNVSNGSKPEYNIIFDMGAGSTKATVMKFQGRTIKDIGKLNKTVQEVHVIGAAWDRTLGGDALNYLIVDDMVKKFVESKGAQKASVTAESVKAHGRAIAKLSNQVGKIRHVLSANQNTGASFEGLYEDIDFRYKISRAEFEEMAAEHAERITVVINDALKTANLDIIDIDSVILHGGASRTPFVQKVLEKLSGSTDKIRSNVNSDEAAVFGAGFRAAELSPSFRVKEIRISEPGFYSSGVKWETKGKTHHQRLWSAVSQGAVPKELTFTHGEDFTATFYQQIGSDEKDVKVLTTKNLTATITAIKQKYPSCVESEIRFKLGVKLSNENGEVQVAKAAVECEAEVKEGLVDGVKNLFGFGKKDQKPLKEGSEGSEEEMKDGKSSSSTTSSESSTASEAESASSGSAEEVKPEVKKRETVGIPVEITLEDLGIPSLTKAEISASKDRLKSFAASDKARLQREEALNQLEAFTYKIRDLLEGDAFIEASSEKERTKLAGLSSETSDWLYADGAEATKDVLKSKLKVLKDLVAPIQKRVEESEKRPELTTSLKESLERTSEFLNKIKEQIAEHESWHKSASESASASSSTESSSTDVAGEKATGDFDGLEDEDSAAATARKMEDVIKEKGPIPPLYTLEDLKEASDLYKSTQDWLNELEPKQAKLAANVDPVLLIKDLKAKRDKLEKVSMEVALKGARKVEEKNRQAKKAAKEAKKSKGKKTKTTSGDASQEPIQLNAEDFMKDGEIDKEQLEKLINNMKKENEKKDEGEKKQTHDEL; this comes from the coding sequence ATGGCATCTCGAGTCTCGCCGCTCACGACGCTCTTGGCGACGATTTTCCTCTTCGCCACCAATGTTTTCGCCATTTCCGCTGTCTTGGGCGTCGACCTCGGTACCGAGTACATCAAGGCTACTCTCGTCAAGCCTGGTATTCCCCTAGAGATTGTCCTGACCAAGGACTCCCGACGAAAAGAAACCTCCGCCGTATGCTTCAAGCCTTCTAGGAATGGACCTCAAAAGGGTGAATACCCCGAGAGGGCCTATGGCGCTGATGCCATGGCTCTCGCCGCTCGATTCCCCAGCGATGTCTATCCCAACCTCAAGACCATCCTCGGCCTGACTACTGAAGACTCCGTGGTGAAGGAGTACGCCGCCCGACACCCCGCACTGCAATTGCAGACCCATCCTACTCGTAACACAGCCGCATTCAAGAGCAAGTCTTTTActgaggagcaggaggcTTGGATGGTTGAGGAACTGCTCGCTATGGAACTGCAGAGCATTCAGAAGAACGCTGAGGTGGCCGCTGGTGATGGATCCATCATCCGCTCCATTGTTCTTACCGTTCCTCCTTTCTACACTATCGACGAGAAGCGCGCTGTTCAAACAGCCGCTGAGCTTGCTGGTTTgaaggttctgggacttctCAGCGATGGTCTTGCTGTTGGTCTGAACTACGCTACTACTCGAGAGTTCCCCAACGTTAGCAATGGATCTAAGCCCGAGTACAACATCATCTTCGATATGGGCGCTGGGTCTACCAAGGCTACTGTCATGAAGTTCCAAGGACGAACAATCAAGGATATCGGCAAGTTGAACAAGACCGTCCAGGAGGTTCACGTTATTGGCGCTGCCTGGGACCGCACTCTCGGCGGAGATGCTTTGAACTACCTCATTGTCGATGATATGGTCAAGAAGTTCGTCGAGTCCAAGGGCGCCCAGAAAGCTTCCGTTACCGCCGAGAGCGTCAAGGCTCACGGCCGCGCCATCGCGAAGCTCAGTAACCAAGTTGGCAAGATTCGCCATGTGTTGAGTGCCAACCAAAACACTGGCGCTAGCTTTGAGGGTCTGTATGAGGACATTGACTTCAGATACAAGATCAGCCGCGCCGAGTTCGAGGAGATGGCTGCTGAGCATGCTGAGAGGATTACTGTTGTGATCAACGatgccctcaagaccgctaACCTCGACATTATCGACATCGACTCTGTTATCCTTCACGGTGGCGCTTCTCGTACTCCCTTCGTCCAGAAGGTTTTGGAGAAGCTGTCTGGATCTACGGACAAGATTCGATCCAACGTCAACTCTGACGAAGCTGCTGTTTTTGGAGCTGGTTTCCGCGCTGCTGAGCTTAGCCCCAGCTTCCGCGTTAAAGAGATCCGAATTTCAGAGCCTGGCTTCTACTCATCTGGCGTGAAGTGGGAGACTAAGGGTAAGACTCACCACCAGCGCCTTTGGTCTGCTGTGTCTCAGGGAGCCGTTCCCAAGGAGCTTACATTTACCCATGGCGAGGATTTCACTGCTACATTCTACCAGCAGATCGGATCtgatgagaaggatgtcaagGTCCTTACTACAAAGAACTTGACTGCTACTATTACTGCTATCAAACAAAAGTACCCTTCGTGTGTTGAGTCTGAGATTCGGTTCAAACTCGGTGTCAAACTCAGCAACGAGAATGGCGAGGTTCAGGTTGCCAAGGCTGCTGTTGAGTGTGAAGCTGAGGTCAAAGAAGGCCTCGTTGATGGTGTCAAGAACCTCTTTGGCTTTGGAAAGAAGGACCAGAAACCTTTGAAAGAGGGTTCTGAGGGCTCCGAGGAGGAGATGAAGGATGGTAAGTCTTCGTCCTCCACCACTTCTTCTGAATCTTCTACTGCTTCTGAGGCCGAATCCGCTTCTTCTGGAAGCGCTGAAGAGGTCAAACCTGAGGTCAAGAAGCGGGAGACTGTTGGCATCCCTGTGGAGATCACCCTTGAGGATCTCGGTATTCCAAGCCTTACCAAGGCAGAGATCTCTGCTTCTAAGGATCGTCTTAAGTCCTTTGCAGCTTCTGACAAGGCACGACTCCAGCGAGAGGAGGCTCTTAACCAGCTTGAGGCATTCACATACAAGATTAGGGATCTCCTTGAAGGCGATGCTTTCATCGAGGCATCTAGTGAGAAGGAAAGGACCAAGCTGGCTGGTCTCTCCAGCGAGACAAGTGACTGGCTCTACGCTGATGGCGCAGAGGCTACAAAGGATGTTCTCAAGTCCAAGCTCAAGGTCCTCAAGGACCTTGTCGCCCCTATCCAGAAGAGGGTTGAAGAGTCCGAGAAGCGCCCCGAGCTTACCACTTCGTTGAAGGAGTCTCTGGAACGAACTTCTGAATTcctcaacaagatcaaggagcAGATCGCTGAGCACGAAAGCTGGCACAAGTCCGCCTCTGAGTCGGCGTCCGCTTCTTCATCAACTGAATCTTCCAGCACAGATGTCGCTGGAGAGAAGGCCACTGGCGACTTTGACGGacttgaagatgaagacaGTGCAGCTGCTACAGCCCGTAAGATGGAGGATGTCATCAAGGAGAAGGGTCCTATCCCTCCTCTGTACACCTTGGAGGACCTCAAGGAGGCTAGTGACCTTTACAAGTCCACACAAGACTGGTTGAACGAGCTTGAGCCCAAGCAGGCTAAGCTGGCTGCCAACGTGGACCCTGTGCTTCTCATCAAGGACCTCAAGGCCAAGCGCGACAAGCTCGAGAAGGTCAGCATGGAGGTCGCCCTCAAGGGTGCCAGGAAAGTTGAGGAGAAGAACCGACAGGCTAAGAAGGCCGCTAAAGAAGCCAAGAAGagcaaaggaaagaagaccaagacaaCAAGCGGAGACGCATCACAGGAGCCTATTCAGCTCAACGCTGAGGACTTCATGAAGGATGGTGAGATCGACAAGGAGCAGCTTGAGAAACTGATCAACAACATGAAGAAGGAgaacgagaagaaggatgagggagagaagaagcagaCGCATGACGAACTATAG
- a CDS encoding hypothetical protein (BUSCO:53312at5125) has translation MAAQAGQPQSKSAKKKAAKALERTESPAPSVTSASATADKNSSDDSFESPYIKEIQKNIRNVNKKITNASKTDSLLAENPGKSLDELIESKIINADQKAQILKKPALQQQLAQLEEQLTQYQKVDEQYKTRAASDKAEWEKKLEKAKADGKAEAKGEATKDLHDNLLVLSQFLRLAAYRREEAQDPESDESQAIEGVLLAIYSGDESAVQSMLKLVNGSDDQIVSVPGEQLQTHFSKVKALAQEYKTPYDDAQPIEESAEQPKEVVTDPTIAHAAATEIEAGDTVLPTITAEPSSNGLANASVADDAANAVAESHWDSTNNEMSTSQEWVDVKPAEAVEEAAAPAPTRVANANSWADDHPEASRASSIFHAKEANQTNQATAPADPNDGFHQVQRNRPRNEGGNHRGRGRGEHRGRGGFRGDGRGRGRGRGGAGGAPRGGARRGEES, from the exons ATGGCTGCTCAAGCTGGTCAGCCTCAATCCAAGTCGGCCAAAAAGAAGGCCGCCAAGGCTCTTGAGCGAACCGAATCTCCTGCGCCTAGCGTCACCTCCGCTTCTGCCACTGCCGATAAGAACAGCAGTGATGACAGTTTTGAGAGCCCTTACATCAAAGAGATCCAAAA GAACATTCGAAACGTTAACAAGAAGATC ACCAACGCTTCCAAAACCGATTCTCTTCTAGCTGAGAACCCCGGCAAATCGCTTGACGAGCTCATCGAGTCCAAGATCATCAATGCCGATCAGAAAGCCCAGATTCTCAAGAAGCCTGCACTCCAGCAGCAGCTAGCGCAGCTCGAGGAGCAGCTCACCCAATACCAGAAGGTCGACGAGCAGTACAAGACACGTGCCGCCAGCGACAAGGCGGAATGGGAAAAGAAACTCGAGAAAGCCAAGGCCGATGGAAAGGCTGAGGCTAAGGGTGAAGCTACCAAGGACCTTCACGACAATCTGCTGGTCCTGTCACAATTCCTGCGACTTGCTGCCTACCGTCgcgaagaagctcaagaccCCGAGTCAGACGAGAGCCAGGCCATCGAGGGAGTTCTTCTTGCTATCTACTCTGGTGATGAGAGTGCTGTCCAGTCTATGCTGAAGCTCGTCAACGGATCCGACGATCAAATTGTCAGCGTGCCGGGTGAGCAGCTGCAAACCCATT TttccaaggtcaaggccCTTGCACAGGAATACAAGACCCCCTACGATGATGCTCAGCCCATTGAGGAGAGCGCCGAACAGCCTAAGGAAGTTGTTACGGATCCTACTATTGCGCATGCTGCCGCTACCGAGATCGAGGCTGGCGACACTGTCCTTCCTACCATCACTGCTGAGCCTTCTTCCAATGGATTGGCCAACGCCAGTGTCGCCGATGACGCTGCCAACGCTGTTGCCGAGAGCCACTGGGACTCCACTAACAATGAGATGTCCACTTCCCAGGAGTGGGTTGACGTGAAGCCTGCTGAGGCTGTGGAAGAGGCTGCTGCTCCCGCTCCTACTCGTGTTGCCAACGCCAACTCGTGGGCGGATGATCACCCAGAGGCAAGTCGTGCATCTTCTATATTCCATGCCAAAGAAGCTAACCAGACAAATCAGGCCACCGCCCCCGCCGATCCTAACGATGGCTTCCACCAAGTCCAGCGAAACCGACCCCGCAACGAGGGTGGCAACCACCGAGGCCGTGGACGTGGTGAGCACCGAGGTCGAGGCGGCTTTCGCGGTGATGGTCGTGGCCGAGGCCGCGGCCGTGGAGGTGCTGGTGGTGCCCCTCGAGGAGGTGCTCGACGCGGCGAAGAGTCCTAA
- a CDS encoding hypothetical protein (TransMembrane:12 (i90-108o128-146i158-177o183-205i217-235o247-267i322-341o361-383i403-422o428-449i461-481o493-517i)) gives MPASESSETVREPSPCRGRRRRSTSFSDRMHHLDEIDAQSRYEEETAERGLGALHNIRSRTQSRTDETLISWEVDDQENPVNWSNTKKKLVVLCTSMLVINSTMGSALPSMTIPDIIQDFGITSEEQSVLPISVYLIGYVLGPIVWGPLSEHYGRRNLSFVTFCLFTIFTMACAVAPTWPALLIFRFFCGAFASSPIAIVAGILADIYDDPRTRGRAFAIFMVCTTGGPILSPILSGFAGPNIGWRWVFWIALMIAGVTIVLIVFLPETYGPILLSRRAQKLREQDPSSRAIAPRDLETTDLRQLLTVVLTRPLRMLVFEPIVTTTCTYLALVYAIFYMSFQAFPIIFQDVYGLSPGVTGLAYLPIFGGAALSLPIFWTWDNVLARATERNASWVRREEYRRLPLACLGGPLFVVSLFWLGWSARDDIPFAVPMLAGTLFGMGFLLIFMAMLNYLTDAYEIFAASANAASSTTRSLFAVVLPLATKPMFRQLHINGACSLLGGLSALMCFIPFVFIWKGPRIRARSKFCIALRERKVEMQRKEEEAKARKECYDLRYAEKDKEDEAV, from the exons ATGCCTGCAAGTGAATCAAGTGAGACCGTGCGGGAACCGTCTCCATGTC GAGGACGTCGGCGAAGAAGTACTTCTTTCTCAGATCGAATGCATCATCTCGACGAAATAGATGCTCAATCTCGCTATGAAGAAGAGACGGCAGAACGAGGTCTTGGCGCCCTTCACAACATCCGCTCGCGGACACAAAGTCGTACCGATGAGACACTCATCAGCTGGGAAGTTGACGATCAAGAAAATCCAGTCAATTGGTCAAAT ACAAAGAAGAAACTGGTAGTTTTGTGTACCTCGATGCTAGTCATCAATTCTACCATGGGTTCAGCCCTTCCCAGTATGACAATACCAGATATAATCCAAGACTTTGGCATTACATCAGAAGAACAAAGTGTTCTTCCCATCTCTGTATACCTTATTGGCTATGTCTTGGGTCCCATCGTTTGGGGTCCCCTCAGCGAACATTATGGTCGTCGAAATCTAAGCTTCGTCACTTTTTGTCTCTTTACCATCTTTACTATGGCCTGCGCTGTTGCTCCAACATGGCCTGCGCTGTTGATATTTCGATTCTTCTGTGGGGCTTTTGCTAGTTCACCCATTGCCATTGTCGCGGGCATTTTGGCGGATATTTATGATGACCCTCGCACGAGAGGAAGGGCCTTTGCTATTTTCATGGTG TGTACCACTGGTGGTCCCATCTTATCTCCAATCCTCTCCGGTTTCGCTGGTCCCAACATTGGCTGGCGCTGGGTCTTCTGGATTGCTCTCATGATCGCTGGTGTGACCATCGTCCTGATCGTTTTTCTCCCTGAGACATATGGCCCAATCCTCCTATCGCGCCGCGCCCAAAAACTCCGCGAGCAAGATCCGTCATCTCGTGCCATTGCCCCGCGAGATCTTGAGACGACAGATCTCAGGCAGCTTCTCACTGTGGTCCTGACTCGTCCCCTCCGTATGCTCGTCTTTGAGCCCATCGTGACAACAACCTGCACTTATCTCGCTCTCGTCTATGCGATATTCTATATGTCCTTCCAAGCATTCCCCATTATCTTCCAGGATGTCTACGGTCTCTCACCCGGTGTCACAGGTCTTGCCTATCTTCCTATTTTTGGCGGTGCAGCTCTATCTCTTCCCATCTTCTGGACTTGGGATAATGTTCTTGCCCGTGCAACAGAACGAAACGCCTCTTGGGTTCGCCGCGAAGAATACCGCCGTCTTCCTCTAGCCTGTCTTGGTGGTCCACTCTTTgttgtttctcttttctGGCTCGGCTGGTCTGCTCGTGATGACATACCTTTTGCAGTACCTATGCTAGCTGGCACCTTGTTTGGAATGGGCTTTTTACTGATCTTTATGGCTATGCTGAACTACCTCACGGATGCATATGAGATTTTTGCTGCCTCTGCGAATGCCGCATCTTCTACAACAAGGTCCCTTTTTGCTGTCGTATTGCCACTTGCCACAAAACCGATGTTTCGCCAGTTGCATATCAATGGTGCATGCTCTCTTCTCGGAGGTCTCAGTGCACTCATGTGTTTCATCCCCTTCGTTTTTATTTGGAAGGGCCCTAGGATTCGAGCTCGCTCCAAGTTCTGTATTGCACTTCGTGAGAGGAAAGTGGAGATGCAAcgcaaggaagaagaagcaaaagctAGAAAGGAATGTTATGATCTAAGATATGCAGAAAAGGACAAGGAGGATGAAGCGGTGTAA
- the MET26 gene encoding homocysteine methyltransferase Met26 (BUSCO:5876at5125) gives MVQSAILGFPRMGVNRDLKKATEAYWGGKISQSDLLAEAKRLRLAHWKIQQDAGVDIIPSNDFALYDHVLHQIQDFGAVPERYTKDGLDPIDQYFAMGRGHQKEGVDVPSLEMVKWFDSNYHYVKPTLQDGQTFKLTDSPKAVADFKEAKEAGINTRPVLVGPVSFLHLGKADRDQKVEPIDLLEKLLPVYEQLLTQLKEAGAETVQIDEPVLVFDLPQKTKDAFKPAYEKFASLGDKIPKVVFTTYFGDIVHNLDLLPKDVYGLHIDLVRNPEQLDKVLGAIGSNTILSAGVVDGRNIWKTNLKRAIEIVETAVQKLGKDRVIAATSSSLLHTPHTLASEKKLDAEIADWFSFATEKASEIALIAKAVTEGPASVREQLEANAKSIKARAESPRTNDPQVKERQSKVTQKDYERKSEFTTRISQQQKKLNLPLFPTTTIGSFPQTKEIRIQRNKFTKGEITVEEYDRFIEKEIEENVKIQEELDLDVLVHGEPERNDMVQFFGERFQGYAFTTHAWVQSYGSRCVRPPIIVGDISRPNPMTVKESKYAVSVSKKPMKGMLTGPVTCLRWSFPRDDVHQSVQAEQLALALRDEVVDLEKAGIDVIQVDEPALREGLPLRSGEERDAYLKWAVQAFRLSTAGVEDATQIHSHFCYSEFQDFFHAIAALDADVLSIENSKSDAKLLRVFVDSEYPRHIGPGVYDIHSPRVPSEQEIKDRIEEMLQFLKPEQLWIDPDCGLKTRQWKETKEALTNMVNAAKYFRNKYAK, from the exons ATGGTTCAATCCGCTATTCTCGGTTTCCCCCGTATGGGCGTTAACCGTGACCTGAAGAAGGCCACCGAAGCTT ACTGGGGCGGAAAGATCTCCCAATCTGACCTCCTTGCTGAGGCCAAGCGTCTCCGCCTTGCTCACTGGAAGATCCAGCAGGATGCCGGTGTCGACATCATCCCCAGCAACGACTTCGCTCTCTACGACCACGTCCTCCACCAGATCCAGGACTTTGGT GCCGTTCCCGAGCGATACACCAAGGATGGCCTTGACCCCATTGACCAGTACTTCGCCATGGGCCGTGGTCACCAGAAGGAGGGTGTCGATGTCCCCTCTCTGGAGATGGTCAAGTGGTTCGACTCTAACTACCACTACGTCAAGCCTACCCTCCAGGACGGCCAGACCTTCAAGCTCACTGACAGCCCCAAggctgttgctgacttcaaggaggccaaggaggctGGCATCAACACCCGCCCCGTCCTGGTTGGTCCTGTCTCTTTCCTCCACCTCGGCAAGGCCGACCGTGACCAGAAGGTTGAGCCTATCGACCTTCTCGAGAAGCTTCTGCCCGTCTACGAGCAGCTCCTCACTCAGCTGAAGGAGGCTGGTGCCGAGACTGTTCAGATTGACGAGCCTGTCCTTGTCTTTGATCTTCCCCAGAAGACCAAGGATGCTTTCAAGCCCGCCTATGAGAAGTTCGCCAGCCTTGGTGACAAGATCCCCAAGGTTGTCTTCACCACCTACTTCGGTGACATCGTCCACAACCTTGACCTCCTCCCCAAGGACGTCTATGGTCTTCACATCGACCTTGTCCGAAACCCCGAGCAGCTTGACAAGGTACTCGGTGCCATTGGCTCTAACACCATTCTCTCTGCCGGTGTCGTCGACGGACGTAACATCTGGAAGACCAACCTGAAGCGCGCCATCGAGATTGTCGAGACCGCTGTCCAGAAGCTCGGAAAGGACCGTGTCATTGCTGCCACCTCCAGCTCTCTCCTTCACACCCCTCACACTCTTGCCAGCGAGAAGAAGCTGGACGCCGAGATTGCCGACTGGTTCTCTTTCGCCACTGAGAAGGCCTCTGAGATTGCTCTCATTGCCAAGGCCGTTACCGAGGGTCCTGCCTCCGTCCGTGAGCAGCTCGAGGCCAACGCCAAGTCTATCAAGGCTCGTGCTGAGTCTCCCCGCACCAATGACCCCCAGGTCAAGGAGCGTCAGTCCAAGGTTACCCAGAAGGACTACGAGCGAAAGAGCGAGTTCACTACCCGTATCAGCCAGCAGCAGAAGAAGCTGAACCTTCCCCTCTTCCCTACCACCACCATTGGATCTTTCCCCCAGACCAAGGAGATCCGAATCCAGCGAAACAAGTTCACCAAGGGTGAGATCACTGTTGAGGAGTACGACCGCTTCATCGAGAAGGAGATTGAGGAGAACGTCAAGATCCAAGAGGAGCTTGACCTCGATGTCCTTGTCCACGGTGAGCCTGAGCGTAACGACATGGTCCAGTTCTTCGGCGAGCGATTCCAGGGTTACGCTTTCACCACACACGCCTGGGTTCAGTCTTACGGATCCCGATGCGTCCGACCTCCCATCATTGTCGGTGACATCTCCCGACCCAACCCCATGACTGTCAAGGAGTCCAAGTACGCCGTCTCAGTCTCCAAGAAGCCCATGAAGGGTATGCTTACTGGTCCCGTCACTTGCCTTCGATGGTCTTTCCCCCGTGATGATGTCCATCAGTCCGTCCAGGCTGAGCAGCTTGCTCTTGCCCTCCGTGATGAGGTCGTCGACCTTGAGAAGGCTGGCATCGACGTCATCCAAGTCGACGAGCCTGCTCTCCGTGAGGGTCTTCCCCTCCGCTCCGGTGAGGAGCGTGACGCCTACCTCAAGTGGGCTGTCCAGGCTTTCCGCCTATCCACCGCTGGTGTCGAGGATGCCACTCAGATCCACTCTCACTTCTGTTACTCTGAGTTCCAGGACTTCTTCCACGCCATCGCTGCTCTTGATGCCGATGTTCTCTCCATTGAGAACAGCAAGTCCGATGCCAAGCTCCTCCGTGTCTTTGTCGACTCTGAGTACCCCCGCCACATCGGACCTGGTGTCTACGACATCCACTCTCCTCGTGTCCCCAGCGAGCAGGAGATCAAGGACCGCATCGAGGAGATGCTTCAGTTCCTcaagcctgagcagctctggATCGACCCTGACTGTGGTCTTAAGACCCGTCAATGGAAGGAGACCAAGGAGGCGCTTACCAACATGGTTAACGCCGCCAAGTACTTCCGAAACAAGTACGCTAAATAA